Proteins co-encoded in one Bacteroidales bacterium genomic window:
- a CDS encoding PspC domain-containing protein, translating into MKKTFSININGLLFNIDEDAFEKLNNYLKTLKKHFKNTEGGDDIVMDIEARIAEILKTRIKDIQQIVTLKDVEFIIETLGQPFEMDEESERSSPKRHKRIYSNKRIFRDPDNQIFGGVASGLAAYFNIDLVIIRLIFVLTILIGGVGIIVYLTLWILTPYASTTAEKIEMEGETVDIKTIEKKVREELESLKNRFQDFSNEAGDVMKKKKKDSISGLNQFGHFLINILRIFFRILAILFGIIFLIVGIALSMVFAATYLGLTPAIQFEEFSVEAISFPAFLNSYIITTPYELILNIALFLVLFIPVVGLIFSGIRLIFNLGRQKIFGISAVILWVLAIMVAFTLSVKTIEEFKTESKQIVVNTMDSIRSDTLNLSVYNLKYYKELEQKSLGSIYFEDDKLMFCSDDIFYGNSGLTFSKADNEDFELVIRTSVRGENIEAAKERLKSTKYHFKIDGNNLEIDPYFTLRLNEKWRDQEVTFEIKVPEGKTLFIDREARNYFQWHYWHHSRRSMSGKYWIMTDDGLEEAVTN; encoded by the coding sequence GCGGCGACGATATTGTAATGGATATTGAAGCCAGAATAGCCGAAATCCTAAAAACACGTATTAAAGACATACAACAAATAGTAACTCTTAAAGATGTTGAATTCATCATTGAAACTTTGGGTCAGCCTTTTGAGATGGATGAAGAAAGTGAAAGAAGTTCACCAAAAAGGCATAAACGAATATATTCTAACAAACGTATTTTCCGTGACCCCGACAATCAAATTTTTGGTGGTGTAGCCTCGGGATTAGCAGCCTATTTTAACATCGATCTTGTTATTATCCGTCTAATTTTTGTTTTAACAATATTAATTGGTGGCGTTGGCATTATTGTATATTTAACACTCTGGATTCTAACTCCATACGCCTCAACAACGGCTGAAAAAATAGAGATGGAAGGCGAAACAGTAGATATAAAAACCATTGAAAAGAAAGTTAGAGAAGAGTTGGAATCTCTAAAAAACAGATTTCAGGATTTTTCAAATGAGGCTGGCGATGTTATGAAAAAAAAAAAGAAGGACTCGATCAGTGGATTAAATCAGTTCGGTCATTTTCTCATTAATATTTTAAGAATTTTTTTCAGAATCTTAGCCATTCTCTTTGGTATTATATTTCTTATTGTTGGCATAGCATTAAGTATGGTATTTGCAGCCACTTATTTGGGATTAACACCTGCCATACAATTCGAGGAATTTAGTGTTGAAGCCATTTCATTTCCGGCATTTCTAAACAGTTATATAATAACTACTCCTTATGAGTTAATTTTAAATATCGCCTTATTCTTAGTGCTTTTTATTCCTGTAGTAGGTTTAATATTCAGTGGGATTCGTTTAATTTTTAATCTTGGTCGTCAGAAAATATTTGGGATTAGCGCAGTAATTTTATGGGTGCTTGCCATTATGGTAGCCTTCACTCTTTCAGTAAAAACAATTGAAGAGTTTAAAACCGAAAGTAAGCAAATTGTAGTAAACACTATGGATTCAATCCGAAGCGACACTTTAAACCTTAGCGTTTACAACTTAAAATATTATAAAGAACTAGAACAGAAATCATTAGGTTCAATTTATTTTGAAGATGATAAACTAATGTTTTGCTCGGATGATATCTTTTACGGCAATTCGGGGCTTACTTTCAGCAAAGCCGATAATGAAGACTTTGAGTTAGTAATTCGTACAAGTGTAAGGGGGGAAAATATCGAAGCTGCAAAAGAGCGACTAAAAAGCACTAAATACCATTTTAAAATAGATGGAAATAATCTGGAAATAGATCCTTATTTCACTTTAAGATTAAATGAAAAATGGCGCGATCAAGAAGTAACTTTCGAGATAAAAGTTCCTGAAGGGAAAACACTTTTCATCGATAGAGAAGCGAGGAATTATTTCCAATGGCACTATTGGCATCACAGTCGCAGGAGCATGTCAGGAAAATACTGGATAATGACTGACGATGGTTTAGAAGAAGCGGTAACAAACTAA